In the genome of Rhodospirillales bacterium, one region contains:
- a CDS encoding epoxide hydrolase produces MTPRPEPFALSVPDEAIADLRERLARTRFPDQTPGAPWTFGTEVSWLKELVAYWHSEFDWRAAEARLNAYPQYIVPLSGIDVHFLHVTGQGPDPLPLLISHGWPGSVFEFLELIPRLTDPARFGGNASDAVTVVAPSLPGYGLSFRPGQERFSVAEMARCFTTLMTDVLGYDRYAVQGGDWGSFISSRIALEFPKRIVGLHVNMMPIPRDPSALTHATPEERTWREELEEFLKVETGYQWIQGTRPQTLAYGLTDSPAGLAAWIGEKFAIWTDSDGDLFSVISKDDLLANVSLYWFTGAIGSSFWPYVARLQGPWPIPTGRTIDVPVGYAAFPREILRPPQSLAAKTYTDIRQWTPMEKGGHFAAMEQPDALAHDILQFLRPLRGSD; encoded by the coding sequence TTGACGCCACGACCGGAACCCTTCGCACTCTCGGTCCCCGACGAAGCAATTGCGGATCTGCGGGAGCGACTTGCCAGGACGCGCTTCCCCGATCAAACACCCGGGGCGCCATGGACATTTGGCACCGAGGTCTCCTGGCTGAAGGAATTGGTGGCGTATTGGCATAGCGAGTTTGACTGGCGCGCCGCCGAGGCACGTCTCAATGCATATCCGCAATACATCGTTCCATTGTCGGGAATCGACGTGCATTTCCTGCACGTGACGGGGCAGGGCCCGGATCCGTTGCCGTTGCTGATCTCGCACGGCTGGCCAGGTTCGGTGTTCGAATTTCTCGAACTCATCCCGCGCCTCACCGATCCTGCTCGTTTCGGCGGCAACGCCTCTGACGCGGTGACTGTGGTGGCTCCGTCCCTTCCTGGCTACGGCCTGTCATTCAGGCCCGGACAAGAGCGTTTTTCCGTGGCGGAAATGGCCCGGTGCTTCACCACGCTCATGACCGATGTGCTGGGTTACGATCGGTACGCCGTGCAAGGCGGCGATTGGGGTTCGTTCATTTCGTCTCGGATTGCGCTGGAGTTTCCAAAGCGCATCGTCGGGCTGCACGTCAACATGATGCCGATCCCCCGGGATCCGTCGGCCCTGACTCATGCGACGCCCGAAGAGCGCACATGGCGTGAGGAACTCGAGGAATTTCTCAAGGTAGAAACCGGCTACCAATGGATTCAGGGTACGCGTCCCCAGACGCTGGCCTACGGCTTGACCGACTCGCCGGCCGGCCTTGCCGCATGGATCGGGGAGAAATTTGCTATCTGGACCGATAGCGACGGTGACCTGTTCTCGGTCATTTCAAAGGACGATCTGCTCGCGAATGTGAGCCTCTACTGGTTTACGGGCGCAATCGGTTCGTCTTTCTGGCCCTATGTCGCCCGACTGCAGGGCCCGTGGCCGATCCCGACCGGCAGAACCATTGACGTGCCCGTCGGCTACGCCGCATTCCCAAGAGAGATCCTGCGGCCACCGCAGTCCCTGGCCGCCAAGACCTACACTGACATCCGCCAGTGGACGCCGATGGAAAAAGGTGGCCACTTCGCCGCCATGGAGCAACCGGACGCTCTGGCCCATGACATCCTGCAATTCTTGCGCCCTCTTCGGGGAAGTGATTAG
- a CDS encoding cold-shock protein, translating to MATGVVKWFNPDKGYGFIQPEDGSEDAFVHISAVQRANLATLNEGQRVSFELVPGRNGRMSAENIALVD from the coding sequence ATGGCTACTGGTGTTGTCAAATGGTTTAACCCTGACAAGGGGTACGGGTTCATTCAGCCCGAGGATGGCTCGGAGGATGCGTTCGTTCACATCAGCGCCGTCCAAAGAGCCAATCTTGCCACGTTGAACGAAGGGCAGAGAGTGTCTTTCGAACTCGTGCCGGGGCGGAACGGCAGGATGTCCGCCGAAAACATCGCGCTCGTCGACTAG
- a CDS encoding TRAP transporter substrate-binding protein: protein MDRRSFLFTAAAVTSSAALAACGPEEDQAQQQTLDAGTPDQPGQAPNANRGLREWRLVTTWPKNFPGLGTGAQRLADNITVASEGRLSVKLFAAGELVPAFESFDAVREGKVHLSHSAPNYWISKHRSAPFFASVPGGLVAQEQNAWIYHGGGQELWDELYAEFGLKAFLAGNTGTQMGGWFQKEINSIDDFQGLKMRIPGLGAEVINRLGGTAVNLPGGEIMPALQSGVIDATEWVGPWNDLAFGFYKITRNYYGPGFHEPGSAIELVANRAAWEDLEADLQAIVADAAAATSVRMLAEFTAANIQSQRVLTEEHGVVLRPFPSDVFKEMMRHSDDVVRETAREGDLARRIFESWERFRTEARARNPYAEQGYLQLRG, encoded by the coding sequence TTGGACCGAAGATCGTTTCTTTTCACCGCCGCCGCTGTCACCTCCTCGGCTGCACTGGCCGCATGTGGCCCGGAGGAGGATCAGGCACAGCAACAGACCCTGGATGCCGGTACGCCCGACCAGCCTGGTCAGGCTCCCAACGCCAATCGCGGGCTGCGCGAATGGCGTCTGGTCACGACATGGCCGAAGAACTTTCCCGGCCTGGGAACCGGTGCACAGCGCCTCGCCGACAACATTACCGTGGCGTCCGAGGGGCGACTCTCCGTCAAGCTGTTCGCCGCCGGGGAACTGGTGCCGGCCTTCGAGAGCTTCGACGCGGTGCGGGAAGGCAAGGTGCACTTGAGCCACTCGGCGCCGAACTATTGGATCAGCAAGCATCGCTCCGCCCCGTTTTTTGCATCCGTGCCTGGCGGCTTGGTCGCGCAGGAACAGAACGCGTGGATCTACCATGGTGGCGGGCAGGAACTCTGGGACGAGCTCTACGCCGAATTTGGTCTGAAAGCGTTCCTAGCCGGCAACACCGGGACCCAAATGGGCGGCTGGTTCCAGAAGGAAATCAACTCCATCGACGACTTCCAAGGCCTCAAGATGCGCATTCCCGGTCTCGGTGCGGAGGTGATCAACCGGCTAGGCGGCACTGCCGTCAACCTGCCGGGTGGCGAGATCATGCCCGCCCTCCAGTCGGGGGTGATTGACGCCACCGAATGGGTCGGACCATGGAACGATCTGGCATTCGGCTTCTACAAGATCACGAGGAACTACTACGGACCTGGCTTCCACGAGCCCGGTTCGGCCATCGAACTGGTGGCCAACCGGGCGGCCTGGGAAGACCTTGAAGCGGACCTCCAGGCGATTGTGGCCGACGCTGCAGCCGCAACCAGCGTGCGCATGCTTGCCGAGTTCACGGCTGCCAACATCCAGTCGCAACGCGTGCTGACTGAAGAGCATGGCGTTGTCCTGCGTCCGTTCCCGTCAGACGTCTTCAAGGAAATGATGCGCCACAGCGACGACGTAGTGCGGGAGACGGCGCGGGAAGGGGACCTCGCGAGACGCATCTTTGAAAGCTGGGAGCGTTTCCGAACCGAAGCTCGCGCACGCAATCCGTACGCGGAACAGGGTTATCTGCAACTCCGCGGTTAG